The following coding sequences lie in one Microbacterium sp. XT11 genomic window:
- a CDS encoding benzoate/H(+) symporter BenE family transporter, with protein sequence MPEAAPLSRPIMAGVVTALVGFTSSFAVVLTGLSAVGADAAQAASGLLAVSLTMGIACILLAWRYRMPITVAWSTPGAALLAATGAVDGGWSAAVGAFLLTAALILLTALWPALGSLIARIPPSIAQAMLAGVLLPLCLAPITGIVANPWGVVPVVLTWLVFARLAPRWAVPLAFVAASVVVAVSLVTAGDAIDPALLLPRVELTVPTFTLGAAVGIALPLFIVTMASQNVPGVAIMRSFGYEVPWRPAMLVTGLGTAIGAPAGGHAINLAAISAALAASPDADPDQRRRWIAGVSTGASYLLLGGFSAAFAALVLLAPDAVIPAVAGLALLAAFGSSVQQAIDDPGERIPAVVTFLIAASGISLLGVSAAFWALVGGLVVRTALHAGR encoded by the coding sequence ATGCCCGAGGCCGCACCGCTCAGCCGCCCGATCATGGCGGGCGTCGTCACGGCGCTCGTCGGGTTCACCAGCTCGTTCGCCGTCGTGCTGACCGGCCTCTCCGCCGTCGGCGCCGACGCCGCACAGGCGGCCAGCGGCCTGCTCGCAGTGAGCCTCACGATGGGCATCGCATGCATCCTCCTCGCCTGGCGCTACCGGATGCCGATCACCGTCGCCTGGTCGACGCCGGGAGCCGCCCTCCTCGCAGCGACCGGCGCGGTCGACGGCGGATGGTCCGCAGCCGTCGGCGCGTTCCTGCTGACGGCGGCGCTCATCCTGCTCACGGCGCTGTGGCCCGCACTGGGCTCCCTGATCGCCCGCATCCCGCCGTCGATCGCCCAGGCGATGCTCGCCGGCGTGCTCCTGCCGCTGTGCCTCGCGCCGATCACCGGCATCGTCGCGAACCCGTGGGGCGTGGTCCCCGTCGTGCTCACGTGGCTCGTGTTCGCACGTCTCGCACCCCGATGGGCGGTGCCGCTCGCGTTCGTCGCGGCATCCGTCGTCGTGGCGGTGTCGCTGGTGACGGCCGGCGACGCGATCGATCCTGCCCTGCTGCTCCCCCGCGTCGAGCTGACCGTGCCGACGTTCACGCTCGGCGCCGCGGTCGGCATCGCCCTGCCGCTCTTCATCGTGACCATGGCGTCGCAGAACGTGCCGGGCGTCGCGATCATGCGCAGCTTCGGCTACGAGGTGCCGTGGCGTCCGGCGATGCTCGTGACCGGACTGGGCACCGCCATCGGAGCGCCGGCCGGCGGTCACGCCATCAACCTCGCCGCCATCAGCGCCGCCCTCGCGGCCTCGCCCGACGCCGACCCCGACCAGCGGCGGCGCTGGATCGCCGGGGTGTCGACGGGTGCGTCGTATCTCCTGCTCGGCGGGTTCTCCGCCGCGTTCGCCGCGCTCGTCCTCCTCGCACCGGATGCCGTGATCCCCGCCGTCGCCGGCCTCGCCCTTCTCGCGGCTTTCGGCTCGTCGGTGCAGCAGGCGATCGACGACCCGGGCGAACGCATCCCCGCCGTCGTGACGTTCCTCATCGCGGCATCCGGCATCTCGCTGCTGGGCGTCAGCGCCGCGTTCTGGGCTCTCGTCGGCGGGCTCGTCGTGCGCACGGCGTTGCACGCGGGGCGTTGA
- a CDS encoding proline dehydrogenase family protein — translation MTVVDAASDAARRPRTDEVAALVQRWLAESETHPVEPAAQRLSEVLKDPNGLAFTVGFVDGVMRPEDLKVAARKLADLSDITPALLPGYLRLAIKAGGFWAPVLPGVVVPIARRVLRAMVGHLVLDATPSKLGPAIAKLRKSGNRLNLNLLGEAVLGEREAGRRLKGTYDFLARDDVDYVSIKVSSVVSQLSMWSFDEAVADVVEKLTPLYELAAAAEAKGKAKFINLDMEEYRDLDLTIAAFTSILDQPALKDLEAGIVLQAYLPDALGAMQRLQEWAAARRAKGGAPIKVRVVKGANLAMEEVDAKIHGWPLATYGTKQDSDTNYKRVLDWAMTPERLHAVRIGVAGHNLFDIAYTWLLAKARGVTDAVEFEMLLGMATGQAEAVRKDVGNLLLYTPVVNPAEFDVAIAYLVRRLEENASPENFMSAVFELSSNPELLQRERQRFERSLAALEAEVVAPAPNRTQDRSTLRLAADAKEQGNAKRTLNEERGHETTDAMTGFANEPDTDPALAANRAWGRDILRRSTSSTLGQGAIAAARIETAEQLDAVFSAASAAAEKWAALPASDRAAVLHRAGRELAARRGELIEIMAHEAGKTIAEADPEVSEAIDFAHYYAERALDLERIEGAEFVPSRITVVTPPWNFPVAIPAGGVLAALASGSSAVIKPAKLTQRCGAVMVEALWAAGVPRDLLALVDLGSRELGTRLVSSPEVDRVILTGAYETAKLFRSFRSDLPLLGETSGKNAIIVTPSADLDLAAADVARSAFGHAGQKCSAASLAILVGSVADSKRFERQLVDAVRSMRVGLPDDPATQMGPIIEPANGKLLKALTTLDRGERWLVEPRKLDAEGKQWTPGVKIGVAPGSTTHLTEFFGPVLGIMRAKDLDEAIRLQNAVDYGLTAGLHSLNSEEVATWLERVEAGNLYVNRGITGAIVQRQPFGGWKRSAVGAGAKAGGPNYLFGLGEWKPAELPATASDAAVTSDVAALLAAASDLDATEREWLQRAAASDERAWTTEFGIVTDKSGLGVERNLFRYRPVAVDVRIAEDAPLVDGIRVIAAALRSGSPFTVSAPALPAKVEKALRSRGVTVEHEKDAAWVRRFAKSVAKGENSWQRVRLVGGEASTLFAAIDGLPDVAVWSHAVTGAGRVELLPFLHEQAVSITNHRFGNPTALSDGVI, via the coding sequence ATGACTGTCGTCGACGCCGCATCCGACGCCGCCCGCCGCCCCCGCACCGACGAGGTCGCAGCCCTCGTGCAGCGCTGGCTCGCCGAGAGCGAGACGCACCCCGTCGAGCCCGCGGCGCAGCGCCTCTCCGAGGTCCTGAAGGACCCGAACGGCCTCGCGTTCACCGTCGGCTTCGTCGACGGCGTGATGCGCCCCGAAGATCTCAAGGTCGCCGCGCGCAAGCTCGCCGACCTGTCGGACATCACCCCCGCACTGCTGCCCGGTTACCTGCGCCTCGCCATCAAGGCGGGCGGTTTCTGGGCACCGGTGCTGCCCGGCGTCGTCGTGCCGATCGCCCGCCGCGTGCTGCGCGCGATGGTCGGACACCTCGTGCTCGACGCCACCCCCTCCAAGCTCGGTCCGGCCATCGCGAAACTGCGCAAGAGCGGCAACCGCCTCAACCTCAATCTGCTCGGCGAGGCCGTGCTCGGCGAGCGCGAAGCCGGGCGCCGCCTGAAGGGCACCTACGACTTCCTCGCCCGCGACGACGTCGACTACGTCTCGATCAAGGTGTCGAGCGTGGTCAGCCAGTTGTCGATGTGGTCGTTCGACGAGGCCGTCGCAGACGTCGTCGAGAAGCTCACGCCGCTCTACGAGCTCGCCGCCGCCGCCGAGGCGAAGGGCAAGGCCAAGTTCATCAACCTCGACATGGAGGAGTACCGCGACCTCGACCTCACGATCGCGGCGTTCACCAGCATCCTCGATCAGCCGGCCCTGAAGGACCTCGAGGCCGGCATCGTGCTGCAGGCCTACCTGCCCGACGCCCTCGGCGCCATGCAGCGCCTGCAGGAGTGGGCTGCGGCCCGCCGCGCCAAGGGCGGGGCGCCCATCAAGGTGCGCGTCGTCAAGGGCGCGAACCTCGCCATGGAAGAGGTCGACGCGAAGATCCACGGCTGGCCGCTCGCCACTTACGGCACGAAGCAGGACTCCGACACGAACTACAAGCGCGTGCTCGACTGGGCCATGACGCCCGAGCGCCTGCATGCCGTGCGCATCGGCGTCGCCGGCCACAACCTCTTCGACATCGCGTACACCTGGCTGCTCGCGAAGGCGCGCGGCGTGACGGATGCCGTGGAGTTCGAGATGCTGCTCGGCATGGCGACAGGGCAAGCGGAGGCCGTGCGCAAGGACGTCGGCAACCTGCTCCTCTACACGCCGGTCGTGAACCCCGCCGAGTTCGACGTCGCGATCGCCTACCTCGTGCGCCGCCTCGAGGAGAACGCGAGCCCGGAGAACTTCATGTCGGCGGTGTTCGAGCTGTCGTCGAACCCCGAGCTGCTGCAGCGCGAGCGTCAGCGCTTCGAGCGATCGCTCGCCGCGCTGGAGGCGGAGGTCGTGGCGCCCGCCCCGAATCGCACGCAGGACCGGAGCACCCTTCGGCTCGCCGCGGACGCCAAGGAGCAGGGTAACGCGAAGCGGACCTTGAACGAGGAGCGCGGCCACGAGACGACGGATGCCATGACCGGATTCGCGAACGAGCCGGACACCGACCCCGCACTCGCCGCGAACCGCGCGTGGGGCCGCGACATCCTCCGGCGCTCGACGTCGTCGACGCTGGGTCAGGGGGCCATCGCCGCCGCCCGCATCGAGACGGCGGAGCAGCTCGACGCGGTGTTCTCCGCGGCATCCGCGGCGGCGGAGAAGTGGGCGGCACTGCCGGCATCCGATCGTGCCGCCGTGCTGCACCGTGCGGGGCGCGAGCTCGCAGCGCGCCGCGGCGAGCTCATCGAGATCATGGCGCACGAAGCCGGCAAGACCATCGCCGAAGCCGACCCGGAGGTCTCCGAGGCGATCGACTTCGCGCACTACTACGCCGAGCGCGCGCTCGACCTCGAGCGCATCGAGGGCGCGGAGTTCGTGCCATCGCGCATCACGGTCGTCACGCCGCCGTGGAACTTCCCCGTGGCGATCCCCGCAGGCGGCGTGCTCGCGGCGCTCGCGTCCGGATCGAGCGCGGTCATCAAGCCGGCGAAGCTCACGCAGCGCTGCGGCGCCGTGATGGTCGAGGCCCTGTGGGCCGCCGGCGTGCCGCGCGACCTGCTCGCCCTCGTCGACCTCGGCTCGCGCGAACTGGGGACCCGTCTCGTCTCGAGCCCCGAGGTCGACCGGGTCATCCTCACCGGCGCCTACGAGACCGCGAAGCTGTTCCGCTCGTTCCGCTCCGACCTGCCCCTGCTCGGCGAGACCAGCGGCAAGAACGCCATCATCGTCACACCGTCGGCCGACCTCGACCTCGCCGCCGCCGACGTCGCCCGCAGCGCGTTCGGCCACGCGGGCCAGAAGTGCTCGGCCGCGTCGCTCGCGATCCTCGTCGGCTCGGTCGCCGACTCGAAGAGGTTCGAGCGTCAACTCGTCGACGCCGTGCGGTCGATGCGCGTCGGGCTGCCCGACGACCCGGCCACGCAGATGGGCCCGATCATCGAGCCGGCGAACGGCAAGCTGCTGAAGGCGCTCACCACCCTCGACCGCGGGGAGCGGTGGCTCGTCGAGCCGCGCAAGCTGGATGCCGAGGGCAAGCAGTGGACCCCCGGCGTCAAGATCGGCGTCGCCCCCGGCTCGACCACGCACCTCACCGAGTTCTTCGGCCCGGTGCTGGGCATCATGCGCGCCAAGGACCTCGACGAGGCCATCCGCCTGCAGAACGCCGTCGACTACGGCCTCACCGCCGGCCTGCACTCGCTGAACTCCGAGGAGGTCGCGACCTGGCTCGAGCGGGTCGAGGCGGGCAACCTCTACGTGAACCGCGGCATCACCGGCGCCATCGTGCAGCGTCAGCCCTTCGGCGGCTGGAAGCGCTCCGCCGTGGGCGCGGGTGCGAAAGCCGGTGGCCCGAACTACCTCTTCGGGCTCGGCGAGTGGAAGCCCGCAGAGCTGCCGGCGACGGCCTCCGACGCCGCGGTCACCTCGGATGTGGCGGCGCTGCTCGCCGCGGCATCCGATCTCGACGCGACAGAGCGCGAATGGCTGCAGCGGGCAGCGGCATCCGACGAACGGGCGTGGACGACCGAGTTCGGCATCGTCACCGACAAGTCGGGCCTGGGAGTCGAGCGCAACCTGTTCCGCTACCGCCCGGTCGCGGTCGACGTGCGCATCGCCGAGGACGCGCCGCTCGTCGACGGCATCCGGGTGATCGCCGCCGCGCTGCGCAGCGGCAGCCCGTTCACGGTGTCGGCGCCCGCCCTTCCGGCGAAGGTCGAGAAGGCGCTGCGCTCGCGCGGCGTGACGGTGGAGCACGAGAAGGATGCCGCCTGGGTACGGCGCTTCGCGAAGTCCGTCGCCAAGGGCGAGAACAGCTGGCAGCGCGTGCGGCTCGTCGGCGGTGAGGCGTCGACGCTCTTCGCCGCGATCGACGGTCTGCCGGATGTCGCGGTGTGGTCGCACGCCGTGACCGGCGCCGGACGCGTGGAGCTGCTGCCCTTCCTGCACGAGCAGGCCGTGTCGATCACGAACCACCGGTTCGGCAACCCCACCGCGCTGTCCGACGGCGTGATCTGA
- a CDS encoding ABC transporter permease: MNAPAPQTSLTWLVAEREITSKLRSKTFLISTGILLLIALAGILIGGFTSKNPEATSVAVTGETASVVEALPNVKVTEVADRAEAEKLLRAEDVEAAVLPSDDELGYTVVALKDAPGSIVSGLSVSPAVEILEPATTNPLLRYFIAIGFGLVFFMAASTFGATIAQSVVEEKQTRVVEVLLSAIPARTLLAGKVIGNTVLAMAQILALAAIATIGLIVTGQREVLAGLGAPIIWFAVFFLFGFVLLAALYAAAASMVSRMEDIGSTTTPIMMLVMAPYILVIIFNDNPLVLTIMSYVPFSAPVGMPMRLFVGEAQWWEPLVSLVILLASCVGAIAVGAKIYENSLLRMGKKLKLAEALRG, translated from the coding sequence GTGAACGCCCCCGCCCCTCAGACCTCGCTCACCTGGCTCGTCGCGGAGCGCGAGATCACCTCGAAGCTGCGCAGCAAGACGTTCCTCATCTCGACCGGCATCCTGCTGCTCATCGCGCTCGCCGGCATCCTCATCGGCGGGTTCACGAGCAAGAACCCCGAGGCGACCTCCGTCGCCGTGACGGGCGAGACGGCATCCGTCGTCGAGGCCCTGCCGAACGTGAAGGTCACCGAGGTCGCCGACCGCGCCGAGGCCGAGAAGCTCCTGCGCGCGGAGGACGTCGAGGCTGCCGTGCTGCCCAGCGACGACGAGCTCGGCTACACGGTCGTGGCGCTGAAGGACGCACCGGGGTCGATCGTGTCGGGGCTCTCCGTGTCGCCGGCGGTCGAGATACTGGAACCGGCGACGACGAACCCCCTGCTGCGGTACTTCATCGCGATCGGCTTCGGGCTCGTGTTCTTCATGGCCGCGTCGACGTTCGGCGCGACGATCGCGCAGAGCGTCGTGGAGGAGAAGCAGACCCGCGTGGTCGAGGTGCTGCTGTCGGCGATCCCGGCGCGCACCCTCCTGGCCGGCAAGGTCATCGGCAACACCGTCCTCGCGATGGCGCAGATCCTCGCGCTCGCCGCGATCGCCACCATCGGGCTGATCGTCACCGGTCAGAGGGAGGTGCTCGCCGGCCTCGGCGCGCCGATCATCTGGTTCGCCGTGTTCTTCCTGTTCGGATTCGTTCTGCTGGCCGCTCTCTACGCCGCCGCGGCGTCGATGGTGTCGCGCATGGAGGACATCGGCTCGACGACCACCCCGATCATGATGCTCGTGATGGCGCCGTACATCCTCGTGATCATCTTCAACGACAACCCGCTGGTGCTGACGATCATGTCGTACGTGCCGTTCTCGGCGCCGGTGGGGATGCCGATGCGGCTGTTCGTGGGAGAGGCGCAGTGGTGGGAGCCGCTCGTCTCTCTCGTGATCCTGCTCGCCTCGTGCGTCGGGGCGATCGCGGTGGGCGCGAAGATCTACGAGAACTCGCTGCTGCGCATGGGCAAGAAGCTCAAGCTCGCGGAGGCGCTGCGCGGCTGA
- a CDS encoding ABC transporter ATP-binding protein, with protein sequence MTTGQLHLSGITKRYGDRRVLDDVSFDVAPGRLTGFVGGNGAGKTTTMRIVLGLLSADGGQVTLDGREVTTADRRRFGYMPEERGLYPKMKVLEQIVYLARLHGFGKADAEARATALLGELGLEERLNDTIESLSLGNQQRAQVAAALVHDPEVLILDEPFSGLDPLAVDVVAGVLQASALKGASILFSSHQLDVVERLCDDLVILAGGTIRAAGSRDALRAEHAGNRYELVSAGDAGWLRAEPGVTVLDFEGGYALFDADGPETAQRVLREAVARGDVASFQPAHPSLAQIFKEVIQ encoded by the coding sequence ATGACCACAGGACAGCTCCACCTGAGCGGCATCACCAAGAGGTACGGCGATCGCCGCGTGCTCGACGACGTCTCCTTCGACGTCGCCCCAGGACGCCTCACCGGCTTCGTCGGCGGCAACGGCGCCGGCAAGACCACCACCATGCGCATCGTGCTCGGACTCCTCTCCGCCGACGGCGGCCAGGTCACGCTCGACGGCCGTGAAGTCACCACGGCAGACCGCCGCCGCTTCGGCTACATGCCGGAGGAGCGCGGGCTGTACCCCAAGATGAAGGTGCTCGAGCAGATCGTCTACCTCGCCCGGCTGCACGGGTTCGGAAAGGCGGATGCCGAGGCCCGCGCCACCGCGCTGCTCGGCGAGCTCGGGCTCGAGGAGCGCCTGAACGACACGATCGAGTCGCTGTCGCTGGGCAACCAGCAGCGCGCGCAGGTCGCGGCGGCGCTCGTGCACGACCCCGAGGTGCTCATCCTCGACGAGCCGTTCTCCGGGCTCGACCCGCTTGCGGTCGACGTCGTCGCCGGCGTGCTGCAGGCGAGCGCTCTCAAGGGCGCGTCGATCCTGTTCTCCTCGCACCAGCTCGACGTGGTGGAGCGCCTGTGCGACGACCTCGTGATCCTCGCGGGAGGCACCATCCGCGCCGCCGGCTCGCGCGACGCCCTGCGCGCCGAGCATGCGGGCAACCGGTACGAGCTCGTCTCCGCCGGCGATGCGGGATGGCTGCGTGCCGAACCAGGCGTGACCGTGCTCGACTTCGAGGGCGGCTACGCGCTGTTCGACGCCGACGGGCCGGAGACCGCTCAGCGGGTGCTGCGCGAGGCGGTCGCGCGCGGAGACGTGGCGAGCTTCCAACCCGCGCATCCGTCTCTCGCCCAGATCTTCAAGGAGGTCATCCAGTGA